The Alphaproteobacteria bacterium genome has a window encoding:
- a CDS encoding DsbA family oxidoreductase, with the protein MTEADTNPTTVPIRIDVVSDVVCPWCYIGKRRLERALAEANLPSVEIGWRPFQLNPDMPRDGMDRREYLSEKFGGDGSGGTVYDAVRAAGDAEQIPFDFTRIERQPNTVKAHRLIHYAGEKGVQDAVVEGLFLAYFTAGQDIGETEPLVAVAVAAELDGDEVRAYLESDADVERIRSEDQVARQIGVQGVPCFIVNRKYAVSGAQDPGVFLQVFDTIAKTEEEAEPAAE; encoded by the coding sequence ATGACCGAGGCTGATACCAATCCAACGACGGTGCCGATCCGTATCGATGTCGTCTCCGACGTCGTCTGTCCCTGGTGCTATATCGGGAAGCGGCGCCTCGAACGCGCCCTCGCTGAGGCCAACCTTCCGAGCGTCGAAATCGGTTGGCGGCCATTCCAGCTCAATCCGGATATGCCACGGGACGGCATGGATCGGCGTGAGTATTTGAGCGAAAAATTCGGCGGTGACGGTTCCGGTGGCACCGTCTACGACGCGGTCCGGGCGGCCGGCGACGCCGAACAGATTCCCTTCGACTTCACTCGGATCGAGCGCCAGCCCAATACCGTGAAGGCGCATCGCCTTATCCACTATGCCGGTGAAAAGGGCGTGCAGGACGCGGTCGTCGAAGGTCTGTTCCTGGCCTATTTCACGGCTGGGCAAGACATTGGCGAGACCGAACCATTGGTCGCTGTCGCCGTCGCCGCCGAGCTCGATGGCGACGAGGTGCGCGCCTACCTCGAGAGCGACGCCGATGTGGAGCGCATTCGTTCGGAAGATCAAGTCGCCCGCCAGATCGGAGTTCAGGGCGTGCCTTGCTTCATCGTCAACCGCAAATACGCGGTCTCGGGCGCCCAGGATCCGGGCGTATTTCTTCAGGTCTTCGACACCATCGCCAAGACGGAAGAAGAGGCAGAGCCGGCGGCCGAGTAA
- the mfd gene encoding transcription-repair coupling factor — protein sequence MSQLRDLIGYFSPGLTCLTIPAWDCLPYDRASPHGTVAAHRVSTLSKLADRRDDEADPLVVVTTVSAVLQRVPPPPILANATFELASGAELDRDLLQTFLASNGYYRAETVREPGEYAIRGGIVDIFPTGEPEPIRLDLFGDTIEGMRAFDPLSQRTLRKRKMLTLRPVSELVFSSESITRFRTGYRELAGRAVDSDPFYEAVSAGRRHPGMEHWLPLFYPQLSTLCDYLPGAVMSFDPQFEEARVARWELIEEYYEARRTHDTGAPDDRAYYPVPIGTLFLDETDWRTLIGERPRVRLSPYAEPDAVDAGGRVGRDFAPERNSPDTNLYDAAVAYITELRDTGRRVVVAAFSEGSRERLGHILNAHGLGVLRSADSWPDIVNGSTASVTLSVLPLEHGFERGEIAIISEQDILGDRLSRAAKRRRRPEDFIREVSTLTAGDLVVHAEHGIGRFKGLETIEVDGAPHDCLHLVYDGGDKLFLPVENLDVVSRFGSETATVTLDRLGGAGWQARKSRVKGRLADIAESLIRIAAQRALKKITPMQIDSGLYDEFCSRFAFAETEDQARSIEDTLSDLANGRPMDRLICGDVGFGKTEVALRAAFSAVMSGFQVAVVVPTTLLARQHHQVFRQRFAGFPVNIAQLSRLVTTKDANATKVGIADGTVDIVVGTQALLARTIEFANLGLLVVDEEQHFGVRQKERLKSLRTDVHVLTLTATPIPRTLQLALTGVRDLSLIASPPADRLAVRTFVMPYDPVVVREAVLREQYRGGQTFYVCPRIEDMPRLRERLEKLVPEVKIVTAHGRMRVGELEAAMTAFYDGTYDVLLSTNIIESGLDLPRVNTLVIHRADLFGLAQLYQLRGRVGRAKTRAYAYLTLPPGKLLTGPAEKRLQVMQTLDSLGAGFSLASYDLDIRGAGNLLGDEQSGHIREVGIELYQQMLEEAVAAAREETGGEAAAAEEAWSPQITIGMPVLLPDTYVPDLGLRLSLYRRIAHLRQSDEIDGFAAELVDRFGPLPEEADNLLQIVSIKALCRAAGVDRIEAGPKGALVSFHENRFADPAGLVTFINDAAGVVKLRPDHKLVYRRVWDDADQRLEGVLYLMKRLAKLASEARPSGR from the coding sequence ATGAGCCAGTTACGGGACCTGATCGGTTACTTCTCACCCGGTCTCACCTGTTTGACGATCCCGGCCTGGGACTGCCTGCCTTACGATCGCGCGTCGCCGCATGGCACGGTAGCCGCGCACCGTGTGTCGACCCTGAGTAAGCTGGCCGATCGGCGCGACGACGAGGCGGATCCGTTGGTTGTCGTCACCACCGTCAGCGCTGTCCTACAGCGCGTACCCCCGCCGCCGATCCTCGCCAATGCGACCTTCGAGCTGGCTTCGGGCGCGGAACTCGATCGCGATCTGCTCCAGACCTTTCTTGCAAGTAATGGCTACTACCGCGCCGAGACCGTGCGCGAGCCGGGCGAATATGCGATCAGGGGAGGCATCGTAGATATCTTTCCGACCGGGGAGCCCGAGCCGATTCGGCTCGACTTGTTCGGCGACACCATCGAAGGCATGCGTGCCTTCGATCCGTTGAGCCAGCGTACCCTGCGAAAACGGAAAATGCTCACCTTGCGCCCGGTCAGCGAGCTTGTCTTCAGTTCCGAATCGATTACACGTTTTCGCACCGGATATCGGGAGCTCGCGGGGCGGGCGGTCGATTCCGACCCCTTCTACGAAGCGGTCAGCGCCGGCCGCCGCCATCCCGGCATGGAGCATTGGCTGCCGTTGTTCTATCCACAGCTATCGACGCTCTGCGACTACCTGCCCGGCGCGGTGATGTCGTTCGATCCCCAGTTTGAAGAAGCCCGCGTGGCGCGGTGGGAGTTGATCGAGGAATATTACGAAGCGCGGCGGACCCACGACACCGGTGCGCCCGATGACCGGGCTTACTATCCGGTGCCGATCGGTACTCTCTTTCTCGACGAGACCGATTGGCGGACATTGATCGGCGAGCGGCCCCGGGTCCGGCTTAGCCCCTATGCGGAACCCGATGCCGTCGATGCCGGCGGCCGCGTCGGTCGTGATTTTGCCCCCGAGCGCAACAGCCCCGATACCAATCTCTACGATGCCGCCGTAGCGTATATCACCGAATTGCGGGACACCGGGCGCCGCGTGGTCGTCGCGGCCTTCAGCGAGGGATCCCGTGAACGGCTCGGCCATATCTTGAACGCCCATGGACTGGGTGTCCTTCGGTCTGCCGATTCGTGGCCGGATATCGTCAACGGATCGACGGCTTCCGTGACCCTGAGCGTGCTCCCGCTGGAGCATGGGTTCGAACGCGGCGAAATCGCCATTATCAGCGAGCAGGACATTCTCGGTGATCGGCTGTCACGTGCCGCGAAGCGCCGCCGACGCCCGGAGGATTTCATCAGGGAAGTGTCGACGCTCACCGCGGGCGACCTGGTCGTCCATGCGGAGCATGGGATTGGGCGGTTCAAGGGTCTGGAGACGATCGAGGTCGATGGCGCCCCGCACGACTGTCTGCACCTCGTTTACGACGGCGGCGACAAGCTGTTCTTGCCCGTCGAGAACCTCGATGTCGTGTCGCGGTTTGGCTCGGAGACGGCGACCGTCACCCTGGACCGGCTCGGCGGAGCCGGCTGGCAGGCACGCAAATCGAGGGTCAAGGGGCGCCTCGCCGACATTGCCGAGTCGCTGATCAGGATTGCCGCCCAGCGGGCACTAAAGAAGATCACGCCGATGCAAATCGACAGCGGGCTTTACGACGAATTCTGCTCGCGCTTCGCCTTCGCGGAAACCGAGGACCAGGCGCGGTCGATCGAGGATACGCTTAGCGATCTCGCCAATGGTCGGCCGATGGACCGGCTGATCTGCGGCGACGTCGGATTCGGCAAGACCGAAGTCGCCCTGCGCGCTGCCTTTTCGGCGGTGATGTCCGGATTTCAGGTCGCCGTCGTCGTGCCGACAACCTTGCTCGCACGACAGCACCACCAGGTCTTTCGTCAACGATTCGCGGGGTTTCCGGTCAACATCGCGCAGTTGTCCCGCTTGGTCACGACAAAGGACGCGAACGCGACCAAGGTGGGCATCGCCGACGGAACGGTCGACATCGTGGTCGGAACCCAAGCGCTGCTGGCGAGAACGATCGAATTCGCCAACCTCGGGCTCCTTGTCGTCGACGAAGAGCAGCACTTCGGCGTTCGACAGAAGGAACGCCTCAAGAGTCTCCGCACGGATGTCCACGTCCTGACTCTTACCGCGACGCCGATTCCCAGAACGTTGCAGCTCGCTCTGACCGGCGTGCGCGATCTCAGCCTAATCGCGTCACCCCCGGCGGACCGTCTGGCGGTGCGCACGTTCGTCATGCCCTACGACCCGGTGGTCGTGCGGGAAGCCGTCCTGCGAGAGCAATACCGCGGCGGTCAAACCTTCTATGTGTGCCCGCGTATCGAGGACATGCCGCGTCTGCGGGAGCGGCTCGAAAAATTGGTGCCCGAGGTCAAGATCGTCACCGCCCATGGGCGAATGCGTGTCGGCGAACTCGAGGCGGCGATGACCGCGTTCTACGACGGCACCTATGATGTTCTCCTGTCGACCAATATCATCGAATCCGGCCTCGACCTGCCGCGTGTCAATACGTTGGTTATCCATCGCGCCGATTTGTTCGGCCTGGCCCAGCTCTATCAGCTCCGGGGCCGTGTCGGCCGCGCCAAGACCCGCGCCTATGCCTATCTGACGTTACCGCCCGGAAAGCTTCTGACCGGACCGGCGGAAAAACGGCTTCAAGTCATGCAGACCCTCGACAGCCTGGGCGCGGGTTTCAGTCTGGCAAGCTACGACCTCGACATCCGCGGCGCCGGCAATTTGCTTGGCGATGAGCAATCGGGGCATATCCGCGAGGTCGGCATCGAGCTCTATCAACAGATGCTGGAGGAGGCGGTGGCGGCGGCCCGAGAGGAAACCGGCGGCGAGGCGGCGGCGGCGGAGGAGGCGTGGTCGCCGCAGATCACCATCGGTATGCCGGTGTTGCTCCCCGACACCTATGTGCCGGATCTCGGATTGAGATTGAGCCTTTATCGGCGCATTGCCCATCTTCGCCAGAGTGACGAGATCGACGGATTTGCCGCCGAGCTTGTCGACCGCTTCGGCCCGCTTCCCGAAGAAGCGGACAACCTGCTGCAGATCGTATCGATCAAGGCGCTTTGTCGTGCGGCCGGTGTCGACCGCATCGAAGCCGGCCCAAAAGGAGCACTGGTTTCCTTCCATGAAAACCGGTTCGCCGATCCGGCCGGATTGGTCACCTTCATCAATGACGCGGCGGGCGTGGTCAAACTGCGGCCCGACCATAAGTTGGTCTACCGCCGGGTCTGGGACGACGCCGACCAACGCCTCGAGGGCGTTCTGTATCTGATGAAGCGGTTGGCAAAACTGGCTTCCGAGGCCCGACCCTCCGGACGATAG
- the recG gene encoding ATP-dependent DNA helicase RecG, whose product MRPALLFDLFAPITTLGGVGPRVAALIEKVAGARVVDLLWHLPTGLIDRSYSPKIAEARVGSIATMTVRVLDHRPSRAARQPYRVRCADETGELILIFFHARPDYLSKALPPGEVRIVSGTIEAYGGQLQMTHPDHIGTVDDLASLAGVEPVYGLTAGLSLKVMGRAVHNALAVAPELAEWIDPAWRRQQAWAGWRESVIQAHSPEHENDLLPQSPARARLAYDELLASQLALLLVRAQVRRQRGRSTAGDGRMRSDVESILPFTLTVSQRQAVADIVADLASDNRMLRLLQGDVGSGKTVVALMAMLNAVEVGRQAALMAPTEILASQHFATIKPLADSLGVDVVLLTGRDRGKARTSIVERIKDGDIPLVVGTHALFQDDIAFKDLALAVVDEQHRFGVHQRMMLAGKGRGVDILVMTATPIPRTLLLAAYGDMDVSRLSEKPAGRRPVTTRTVSLSRLEDVVAAVGRALDGGDKVYWVCPLVEDSEVVDLAAATERYDHLVSLFGDRVGLVHGRMKGKEKDRVMAAFAAGSTDILVATTVIEVGVDVPAATIMVVEHAERFGLAQLHQLRGRVGRGEQASACLLLYASGMSDTARKRLKIMRETDDGFRIAEEDLKLRGAGEVLGTRQSGLPDFHLADLSVHGELLAAARDDAKLALERDPQLKSDRGTALRTLLYLFERDVAVTYLRSG is encoded by the coding sequence ATGCGCCCGGCCCTTTTGTTCGACCTGTTCGCTCCCATCACGACGCTCGGCGGCGTCGGTCCCCGTGTTGCCGCATTGATCGAAAAGGTCGCGGGCGCCCGTGTTGTCGATTTGTTGTGGCACCTTCCAACCGGTCTGATCGATCGCAGCTACAGCCCCAAAATTGCCGAAGCTCGGGTCGGTTCGATCGCCACCATGACCGTGCGAGTCCTGGATCATCGGCCGTCTCGGGCGGCGCGTCAGCCCTACCGCGTCCGATGCGCCGATGAGACCGGAGAGCTCATTCTGATATTCTTCCATGCGCGGCCCGACTATCTGTCCAAGGCGCTCCCCCCGGGTGAAGTTCGCATCGTCAGCGGGACGATCGAGGCCTATGGCGGTCAACTCCAGATGACCCATCCGGACCATATCGGGACGGTCGACGACTTGGCGTCGCTGGCGGGCGTCGAACCGGTCTATGGGCTCACCGCCGGCTTGTCGCTGAAGGTCATGGGCCGCGCCGTACATAACGCATTGGCGGTGGCACCGGAACTCGCCGAATGGATCGATCCGGCGTGGCGCCGCCAGCAGGCCTGGGCCGGGTGGCGCGAATCCGTAATCCAGGCACATTCGCCCGAGCACGAGAACGATCTTCTTCCGCAATCGCCGGCGCGTGCCCGCCTCGCTTACGACGAGCTTTTGGCGAGCCAGCTTGCCCTGCTCCTGGTCCGCGCTCAGGTCCGCCGTCAACGGGGCCGCAGCACCGCCGGGGACGGCCGCATGCGATCGGACGTGGAAAGCATCCTGCCCTTTACGCTTACCGTTTCTCAACGCCAGGCGGTTGCCGATATCGTCGCGGACCTGGCGTCGGATAATCGGATGCTGCGGTTGCTCCAGGGCGATGTCGGAAGCGGCAAGACGGTGGTCGCCTTGATGGCGATGCTCAACGCGGTCGAAGTTGGCCGCCAGGCCGCTCTGATGGCACCGACTGAAATCCTGGCGAGCCAGCATTTTGCGACCATCAAGCCGCTCGCCGATTCACTGGGGGTCGACGTCGTACTCCTGACCGGGCGCGATCGCGGCAAGGCCCGGACGTCGATTGTCGAGCGAATCAAGGACGGCGACATTCCGCTCGTCGTCGGAACCCATGCTTTGTTTCAGGACGACATCGCGTTCAAGGATCTTGCGCTCGCGGTGGTCGACGAGCAGCACCGGTTCGGTGTTCACCAACGCATGATGCTGGCCGGCAAAGGACGCGGCGTGGATATCCTGGTCATGACCGCGACACCGATCCCGCGGACACTATTGCTCGCTGCCTACGGCGATATGGACGTCTCTCGGCTCAGTGAAAAACCTGCCGGGCGGCGCCCGGTCACGACCCGCACGGTCTCGCTTAGCCGTCTCGAAGACGTGGTGGCGGCAGTCGGACGGGCGCTCGACGGCGGCGACAAGGTCTATTGGGTATGTCCTTTGGTCGAGGATTCGGAGGTCGTCGATCTCGCCGCCGCGACGGAGCGCTACGACCACCTCGTATCGCTGTTCGGCGATCGCGTCGGTCTCGTCCATGGACGCATGAAGGGGAAAGAGAAGGATCGGGTGATGGCCGCCTTTGCGGCCGGCTCGACGGATATTCTGGTGGCCACGACGGTGATCGAGGTCGGCGTCGACGTCCCGGCTGCGACGATCATGGTAGTCGAGCATGCCGAGCGTTTCGGATTGGCCCAACTCCACCAATTGCGCGGCCGCGTTGGGCGCGGTGAGCAGGCCTCGGCCTGCCTTTTGCTCTACGCAAGCGGGATGTCCGATACTGCGCGCAAGCGCTTGAAGATCATGCGCGAGACCGACGACGGCTTCCGCATTGCCGAGGAGGATCTGAAATTGCGCGGCGCGGGCGAAGTATTGGGGACACGGCAAAGCGGACTGCCCGACTTCCACCTCGCCGACCTCTCGGTTCACGGCGAGCTTTTGGCCGCCGCGCGCGATGACGCGAAACTCGCGCTCGAGCGCGATCCGCAGCTGAAATCGGACCGCGGGACCGCCTTGCGCACCCTACTCTATCTGTTCGAACGGGACGTTGCCGTGACCTATTTGCGCTCCGGGTAG
- a CDS encoding methyltransferase domain-containing protein, with protein MDAPARTPSKNPGLQLYHDVLGLDDLHYGIWNGEDLTLDNLKAAQKRYTEYLLDWIGDEVKDVLDVGCGYGSISQALAERGFNAVGLTPDHDQKEAFERRTDLPCHLGKFQEFSPDRRFDLVLMSQSCHHVPLDKLFAVSQAVSPGGYLLVADYFLLKRDGTRGTRIGHLVDEFVAAAAAHEFRLLREADITEEVLPTLDFARDIVDNRVLPAIEIAHATALRKYPVLTRSLLWLLRSKISELSAKRRYVDRADFLEYKRYKRYLFQAPAAGG; from the coding sequence ATGGACGCGCCTGCGCGGACACCGTCCAAGAATCCCGGCTTGCAGCTCTATCACGACGTGCTTGGTCTCGATGATCTCCACTACGGGATCTGGAACGGCGAGGATTTGACGCTCGACAATCTCAAGGCGGCGCAAAAACGCTATACCGAATACCTGCTCGATTGGATCGGTGACGAGGTCAAGGATGTTCTCGATGTCGGTTGCGGCTACGGCAGCATTTCGCAAGCACTCGCCGAGCGCGGCTTCAACGCGGTCGGCCTCACGCCGGATCACGACCAGAAGGAAGCCTTCGAACGGCGCACCGATTTGCCGTGCCATCTCGGCAAATTTCAGGAGTTTTCTCCCGATCGAAGGTTCGATCTCGTCCTTATGAGCCAATCCTGCCATCACGTGCCACTGGACAAATTATTTGCCGTTAGCCAGGCGGTGTCACCCGGCGGATATCTCCTGGTCGCCGACTATTTCCTGCTCAAGCGGGACGGCACCCGAGGCACCCGCATCGGGCACCTTGTCGATGAGTTCGTGGCGGCGGCGGCGGCACATGAATTCCGGCTGTTGCGAGAAGCGGACATCACCGAAGAGGTCCTCCCGACCCTGGATTTCGCCCGCGATATCGTTGACAATCGCGTCCTGCCGGCGATCGAGATCGCACACGCGACCGCACTCCGCAAATACCCTGTCCTGACGCGCTCACTGCTTTGGCTGTTGCGCAGCAAGATCTCCGAGCTCTCGGCCAAAAGACGCTACGTCGACCGCGCGGACTTCCTCGAATACAAGCGCTACAAACGCTATCTTTTCCAAGCGCCGGCAGCGGGCGGGTGA
- a CDS encoding methyltransferase domain-containing protein, with protein MGGKAIDAEVNYSLKFYHAVLGLDHLHYGLWNGEATTFENLKLAQIRYTDVLIQWIPAGVQRVLDVGCGTGATALRLSKAGFDVVALTPDSYQKRIFEERTSLPCRLARFEDLDSDERFDLVLMSESCQYIQRPAIFEKLRQVCSGGYLLIADYFVLHNDGTPSTEGCHPLAEFLEDAASRGFVLEREENITEQVLPTLEFARALVDDHIVPGVELGRDVVTEKHPMLFKLGRWLMRKQIAKFQVRRGYLDSDDFRHKKQYMRLLYRVPS; from the coding sequence ATGGGCGGCAAGGCGATCGATGCGGAGGTCAATTACAGCCTCAAATTCTACCATGCTGTGCTGGGACTCGATCACTTGCACTATGGGTTATGGAACGGCGAGGCCACCACTTTCGAGAACCTCAAACTTGCACAGATTCGCTATACCGACGTTCTGATCCAATGGATACCCGCCGGTGTCCAACGTGTCCTCGACGTCGGCTGCGGCACCGGTGCGACCGCCCTGCGATTGTCCAAGGCGGGGTTCGACGTCGTGGCGTTGACCCCGGATTCCTATCAAAAGCGTATCTTCGAGGAACGGACCTCCTTGCCCTGCCGGCTCGCCCGGTTCGAGGACCTCGATAGCGATGAGCGGTTCGATCTGGTCCTGATGAGCGAATCCTGCCAATACATTCAACGTCCGGCCATATTCGAAAAATTGCGTCAGGTTTGCTCCGGCGGCTACCTGTTGATCGCCGATTATTTCGTCCTCCACAATGACGGCACGCCGTCCACCGAAGGGTGCCATCCGCTGGCCGAGTTCCTCGAGGACGCCGCCTCGCGCGGCTTCGTGCTTGAGCGGGAGGAAAACATCACCGAACAGGTTTTGCCGACCCTCGAATTCGCGCGCGCGCTCGTCGACGACCACATCGTTCCCGGCGTCGAGCTCGGTCGCGATGTGGTGACGGAAAAGCATCCCATGCTTTTCAAACTCGGCCGATGGCTGATGCGCAAGCAAATCGCGAAGTTCCAGGTGCGCCGCGGTTATCTCGACAGCGACGATTTTCGCCACAAGAAACAATATATGAGATTGCTCTACCGAGTGCCGTCCTAG
- a CDS encoding succinate dehydrogenase assembly factor 2: protein MASDDAIRRKRLLFRCWHRGTREMDLMLGRFATRNLSTFDSGQLDRFERLLENSDPDLYNWITGRESPPPAEASDVLHLLINFKFSE, encoded by the coding sequence ATGGCATCAGACGACGCGATACGCCGCAAAAGACTCTTGTTTCGCTGCTGGCACCGGGGTACGCGCGAGATGGATTTGATGCTGGGCCGGTTCGCGACACGAAACCTAAGCACTTTCGACAGCGGCCAGTTGGACCGGTTCGAGCGCCTGCTCGAGAATAGCGACCCCGATCTCTACAACTGGATCACCGGCCGAGAGTCGCCGCCGCCAGCCGAGGCCAGCGACGTTCTACATCTGCTAATCAACTTTAAGTTCAGTGAGTAA
- a CDS encoding ornithine cyclodeaminase family protein, translating to MKLGQDLLYLSNADIEACGIGVSDVDRAIEAMFAAKAAGTAMMKPKVTIHPPDGAWFLATSAALGAPPFAGVKWVGVAENSERGLPHIAGLIVLNDVTTGMPVAAMDARWVTAKRTAAITAVAARRLARADSASIGFIACGTQAHAHLAALGPHFPLTRLRAYSRRLSTAQAFAEHARDAGLDAEAVEDPRAAVEGMDIVITSTPAVPPPDRFLDAGWLGPGAFAGIVDMGLPWVIESLTVVDKIFTDDVAQAASEGLPAEKPYDGEVADLVAGNSPGRENAKQRTALLFAGVGVADIAVAALIYEQAINKGIGHVLPL from the coding sequence ATGAAGCTCGGCCAAGATCTACTCTACCTCTCCAACGCCGATATCGAGGCCTGCGGGATCGGCGTCTCCGATGTTGATCGCGCGATCGAAGCGATGTTCGCCGCCAAGGCGGCCGGAACCGCCATGATGAAGCCAAAGGTCACTATCCATCCGCCTGACGGCGCGTGGTTTCTCGCCACCTCCGCCGCCCTTGGCGCGCCGCCCTTCGCCGGCGTGAAATGGGTCGGTGTCGCCGAAAACAGCGAACGCGGCCTGCCCCACATCGCCGGTCTAATCGTACTCAACGACGTCACCACGGGTATGCCGGTCGCCGCCATGGATGCGCGCTGGGTGACCGCAAAACGGACGGCGGCCATCACCGCGGTCGCCGCCCGCCGTCTTGCCCGGGCCGACAGCGCATCGATCGGCTTCATCGCCTGCGGCACCCAAGCGCACGCGCACTTGGCGGCCCTCGGCCCCCACTTTCCTTTGACGCGCCTCCGCGCCTACAGTCGCCGCTTGTCCACCGCCCAAGCATTTGCCGAACACGCGCGCGACGCCGGCCTCGATGCCGAGGCGGTCGAAGACCCCCGTGCCGCGGTCGAAGGCATGGACATCGTGATCACCTCCACCCCGGCCGTGCCGCCGCCCGATCGGTTCCTCGACGCGGGGTGGCTCGGGCCCGGCGCGTTCGCGGGCATAGTCGATATGGGACTGCCGTGGGTCATCGAATCACTCACCGTTGTGGACAAGATCTTTACCGACGATGTCGCCCAAGCGGCGTCCGAGGGTTTGCCGGCCGAAAAACCCTATGACGGAGAAGTCGCCGATTTGGTTGCCGGAAATTCCCCGGGCCGCGAAAACGCCAAACAGCGCACGGCGCTGCTTTTCGCCGGCGTTGGCGTCGCCGATATCGCGGTGGCGGCGCTGATCTACGAACAGGCCATCAACAAGGGCATCGGCCACGTGCTGCCGCTCTAG
- a CDS encoding DUF502 domain-containing protein, with translation MRGVVAKRKSPEKDAPPTEVDTPAQGETDDIGKGKNSLQVGMGARLRAYFLAGILVTAPFAVTLYLAWVLVSFVDSRVTPLIPAKYNPETYLPFSLPGLGLVVLIVALTLVGSMTAGLVGRIFIRTSERVLNRMPIIRSVYGAAKQIFETVLAQQSNAFREVALFEYPRPGCWAIGFVTNYQQGGIERYIEDDLVSIMLPTTPNPTSGYLLFVPKRDIIILDMTIEEAMKLVISGGIVLPDHQVRRLREERRKPDAA, from the coding sequence ATGAGAGGCGTCGTGGCAAAGCGTAAGAGCCCTGAAAAGGATGCTCCCCCGACCGAGGTCGATACGCCAGCTCAAGGTGAGACGGACGACATAGGGAAGGGTAAGAACAGTCTCCAAGTCGGGATGGGCGCCCGGTTGCGCGCCTATTTCCTCGCTGGAATTCTGGTCACCGCCCCATTCGCGGTAACGCTCTACCTCGCTTGGGTGTTGGTGAGTTTCGTCGATTCCCGGGTCACTCCCCTGATCCCGGCAAAATACAATCCCGAGACCTACTTGCCGTTCTCTCTGCCTGGCCTGGGGCTTGTCGTCCTCATCGTCGCCCTGACCCTCGTCGGCTCGATGACGGCGGGTTTGGTCGGCCGCATATTCATTCGCACCAGCGAGCGCGTTCTCAATCGGATGCCGATCATTCGAAGCGTCTATGGCGCCGCGAAACAAATCTTCGAAACTGTCCTGGCCCAGCAATCGAACGCCTTTCGCGAGGTCGCGCTGTTCGAATATCCGCGGCCCGGATGCTGGGCAATCGGATTCGTCACAAACTACCAACAAGGCGGCATCGAACGGTACATCGAAGACGATCTGGTCAGCATCATGCTGCCGACCACGCCGAACCCGACATCGGGTTATCTCTTGTTCGTGCCGAAACGCGACATAATCATTCTCGATATGACCATCGAGGAAGCGATGAAGCTGGTCATATCCGGCGGCATCGTGCTGCCGGATCACCAGGTCCGCAGGCTGCGCGAAGAGCGGCGCAAGCCCGACGCCGCCTAG
- a CDS encoding glucose 1-dehydrogenase produces the protein MSVNATLFDQVAIVTGASSGLGRHFALTLAEAGAKVAVAARRVDRLRDVVAEIEAMDRRAISVALDVTDGDSVREVVSCVETELGPIAVLVNNSGVALTKPALETTDSEWDDVVDVNLRGVWLMAREVANHMIVQGRGGSIINIASILGLRVTKQLASYAASKAGVIQLTKALALEWAVSGIRVNAIAPGYFATEINQGYFEGEAGQAMLKRVPQRRLGQPSELDGALLLLASDAGSYMTGSVIVVDGGHSISSI, from the coding sequence ATGAGTGTCAACGCTACGCTTTTCGACCAGGTCGCCATCGTTACCGGAGCATCGAGCGGACTCGGTCGTCACTTCGCCCTGACCCTGGCCGAGGCCGGCGCCAAGGTTGCGGTCGCGGCGCGACGCGTGGACCGGCTTCGCGACGTCGTTGCCGAGATCGAGGCGATGGACCGGCGGGCGATTTCCGTGGCGCTGGACGTCACCGACGGCGACAGCGTCAGGGAAGTGGTGTCCTGTGTCGAAACGGAACTCGGGCCGATCGCCGTCTTGGTCAATAATTCCGGCGTTGCCCTTACCAAGCCGGCGCTGGAGACAACGGATAGCGAGTGGGATGACGTGGTCGATGTCAATCTTCGCGGGGTCTGGCTCATGGCGCGCGAGGTGGCCAACCACATGATCGTCCAGGGACGGGGCGGCAGTATCATCAATATTGCGTCGATCCTCGGCCTCCGCGTGACCAAGCAACTCGCCAGCTATGCCGCTTCCAAAGCCGGCGTCATCCAATTGACCAAGGCGCTGGCCCTGGAATGGGCGGTCTCCGGAATTCGCGTCAACGCCATCGCTCCCGGCTATTTCGCCACCGAGATCAACCAGGGTTATTTCGAAGGCGAAGCCGGCCAAGCGATGCTGAAACGGGTGCCGCAACGGCGGTTGGGCCAACCATCTGAGCTCGATGGGGCACTCCTGCTGCTGGCTTCCGACGCCGGCAGCTATATGACCGGATCGGTCATCGTGGTCGACGGCGGCCATTCTATCAGCTCCATATAA